DNA sequence from the Pseudochaenichthys georgianus unplaced genomic scaffold, fPseGeo1.2 scaffold_1676_arrow_ctg1, whole genome shotgun sequence genome:
CGCATTCCAACACTTGTTCtgctccagctgtgttcaccttgcagctgcagctctgaggctctgatcctgatcaagtgtttcagtcatgtttaaagtttcacttcttcatgtgtctaatattagagttcacttttcattcaggaagtatgacgctgcgctgtcagcagcttctccatgtctgtgattggtcgaatgctccagatcccGCCCCTCTCATGTGAACACCTAGCTAgagaggacacggctggctgagcgatccacttgataacccgcgtcgtaggaccgcttagcgagagcgcgtgttctggattaggccaaccggctaactccaaCACATCAGGTCAGgatgaaccggcttcgtaggacAGGCCTCTGacgtgtgtgtaggtgtgtgtgtgtgtgtgtgtgtctgtgtgtgtgtgtgtctgtgtgtgtgtgtgtgtgtgtgtgtgtacctgagaTGTCAGAGTACTCCTCTGCGTTGAAGGTCAGCTCGTTCTCCGTCGGCAGGTTAACGAAAGCCTTCATGGCGGGAAAGTAGGCGATGTGTCCGTTACTGACCTGACGGAGCAACGTCTCCAGGTAcctgcacacgcacacacacacacacacacacacacacacacacacacacacacacacacacacacacacacacacacacacacacacacacacacacacacacacacacacacacacacacacacacacacacacacacacacacacacacacacacacacacacacacacacacacacacacacacacacacacacacacacacacacacacacacacacacacacacacacacacacacacacacacacacacacactattcaaCATGTTAtaaaagctgtgtgtgtgctcctcaCCAGTTGGTGTACAGGCTGGtgatggtctgtgtgtgtgtgtgtgagtgtgagtgtgagtgtgagtgtgagtgtgagtgtgtgtgtgtgtgtgtgtgtgtgtgtgtgtgtgtgtgtgtgtgtgtgtgtggctcaccAGTTGGTGTACAGGCtggtgatggtgtgtgtgtgtgtgtgtgtgtgtgtgtgtgtgtgtgtgcgtgcgcagcTCACCAGTTGGTGTACAGGctggtgatggtgatggtgtgtgtgtgtgtgtgtgtgtgtgtgtgtgtgtgtgtgtgtgtgtgtgtgtgtgtgtgtgtgtggctcaccAGTTGGTGTACAGGCtggtgatggtgtgtgtgtgtgtgtgtgtgtgtgtgtgtgtgtgtgtgtgtgtgtgtgtgtgtgtgtgtgtgtgtgtgtgtgtgtgtgtgtgtgtgtgtgtgtgtgtgtgtgtgtgtgtgtgtgtgtgtgtgtgtgtgtgtgtgtgtgtgtggctcaccAGTTGGTGTACAGGCtggtgatggtgtgtgtgtgtgtgtgtgtgtgtgtgtgtgtgtgtgtgtgtgtgtgtgtgtgtgtgtgtgtgtgtgtgtggctcaccAGTTGGTGTACAGGCtggtgatggtgtgtgtgtgtgtgtgtgtgtgtgtgtgtgtgtgtgtgtgtgtgtgtgtgtgtgtgtgtgtgtgtgtgtgtgtgtgtgtgtgtgtgtgtgtgtgtgtgtgtgtgtgtgtgtgtgtggctcaccAGTTGGTGTACAGGCtggtgatggtgtgtgtgtgtgtgtgtgtgtgtgtgtgtgtgtgtgtgtgtgtgtgtgtgtgtgtgtgtgtgtgtgtgtgtgtggctcaccAGTTGGTGTACAGGCTGGTGATGGTGGGCTCTCCGTGGCTGTCCAGGTGCTGAGTCTGTTGCAGCAGAACGTTGTTGAAGACTCTCGTGATGTCGATGGTGACGTAGTTCTCGATGGACTGAAGAACCGTCATGTACGCTCTGACGCTCGTCAGCAGCTCGCTGGGTTTAGCAATCTCCTGCGTCGACTGGTTATACATCGTCATGCCAACAATGgacctgaggaggaggaggaggaggaggaggaggaggaggaggaggaggaggagggagacatCAGACACGCTGCAGCTCTCAGCTCTCGAGAGACCGCCCGTTGGTTTCAGACTTTCATTGGGATTACCTTTTCTCTTATTtgttgtcatttgtacatatttTGAAAAGCATTTATGTTTGGCTTTTAAATCCCCTTCATTTTTACACTTTTTACtgaatagccgcgttcacaccgcagcacttttcccactttagttctgaAATGtctcgttcacaccaaaaagagccggaactaaactGAGTCCATCAGAACCTTTTCCGTCCCGCTAGAGAGCAGGAAAGGTTCCGTCTGATTGGCAGGGCGGGGGCAAACGgggcaaaccacgccccgtgaaACTCCCAACACGTTTTGTGatgccgccattttattatcctcgcattattagcattagcattattagcattagcccagcgcagaaacgcagagagactaacttatggcaacacaaaataaaacatgggagcggtggagatgaggaggtgtcggcgttctggcgatttactcggaaggcttcagtagaagctgctgggagtccggGTGGCAGTACACGCCGTGAAGTGGAGAACTCTTGAACCTTTGtggggaaagtactgcggtgtgaaagcgcctaatgttGTCTTGAGTTTTATGGGATTTTCTTCATTTTACCACttttaattgtgtgtgtgtgaggtcaggtactctcggggggtgaaggtgtgtgtgtgtgtgtgtgtgtgtgtgtgtgtgtgtgtgtgtgtgtgtgtgtgtgtgtgtgtgtttacttggTGAAGCGGATCTCCAGgtgggaggtcaggtactctcggggggtgaaggtgtgtgtgtgtgtgtgtgtgtgtgtgtgtgtgtgtgtgtgtgtgtgtgtgtgtgtgtgtttacttggTGAAGCGGATCTCCAGgtgggaggtcaggtactctcggggggtgaaggtgtgtgtgtgtgtgtgtgtgtgtgtgtgtgtgtgtgtgtgtgtgtgtgtgtgtgtgtttacttggTGAAGCGGATCTCCAGgtgggaggtcaggtactctcgGGGGGTGAAGGTGTGCTCCCAGACGGCCAGGTTGGGAACGTAGTTGATGGAGAAGCAGAGCTCGGATAAAGCCGTGTGCAGTTTGTCCAGACTGGAGGAGGAAGGAAACCAAAAACACAGTCAGAACCCATTGACCTCCACACCGCCTGACGCCCAGCGACACCGGCACGGAGACTGACTTGGTGACGAGGAGACGGTTCTTCCTCATGCTCTCCACGCCCGGCTTCTCCCTCTCCGGCTCGCCTTTCTTCCCCGTCGCCTTCTTACTCTTTTTATTCACCGCCTGGCTGATGGTCTTTGCACAATGTTTGGGAAGcagctgaggaggaggaggaggaggaggaggaggaggaggaggaggaggaggaggaggaggaggagggagaaaaagaaggCGATTATTCACAGGGATGTTCTCATAGCTCTAAAGATGAATAGATGAAAGGAGACCCATCGACTGCAGCCTCTCGGCGTTAAGGAGGCAGCGGGTTGACGTTGAGCCCCGTCTCACCGTCTCGACCAACCGAGCCTAACAGCGGCAAAACTGCACGTATTGATTTGAACCTATTTATTAAAAGTTTACTGACTTAAATAAAAAAGTtgtaacaacatgtttatttattgacttttcattcctgtataatcattttgctCAAAGATGGCGCTGTTTGTCAGAGCtcttcatccttctgggatttcatgaagaacagctccaacgcctgtgtgtatgggaacgcctctggtgctggtccattaactgccagtgtttcccacagatctgaaatagtggtcgtggtggggggggggaaacattaacctttctgactgttggtcgcttgttggcagacccttcacgcgatggcggAGCGAACAGGtgcaggcagggcccataatgatagccctatagtttacatctactacccacacatgaacacatggaaataaaaataaatgtatttataaatgtatttatgaacctatccatgtgatttttagtgggggtcgacctcaaatcctctagggggtccaggggcatgcccccccggtgagattttattttttatgttggagttaaatgcatcaatctggtgcattttgaggggaaaataaagagactagatctgtggaaacacctatattaaacagaactgtatacatttcaataatcataaaatcatggccataaccaacaacataccatttccaatatgaacaaaacactgaaacttgtttattaatttatttttggttcatttatagttgtgagtgtgtctgtgctcctgaatcagcctctcctgtctccccctctcctcctctccctcctctccccctgctcctctttgaggcagcagcaaagactagttttctctcaacaagttttaaaagtgtatcttaccttttttcaccttaatatgtgtttacataaatggtgaccacaccgtttgagacccactgagaacttagactaagttaactttctaaacactcagagtccttcacctcacctgagctgagcttatcccgagctggaatgacacacagagaccaatcaagggctttgatttatgatctgtatgacagtggccgtgtcggcaggccacatcatgtggacagccagtcaccctgtgtgaggcaggccacatcacaggccagaaggaggcgagatcagtgcaagggagcgagggatcattgtccacaagttaatcgatcgcagatggcgtcgtggtcacggacgaataataataaaaaaaaaaacctaaatgggtcgcgaaatatacccgggcggccgttaatatacccgGGCGGCCCGCCAGGTATagtctgtgtgggaaaccctggttTATTTATAAAAGGaatatttgtgaaaaactcctgaGTTACAAATCAAACTGTTGGCGTTTGATGGAGAGCAAAGATTGTAATAaccttgtgtgtgtatgtgtgagactgtgagtgtgtgtgtgtgtgtgtgtgtgtgtgtgtgtgtgtgtgtgtgtgtgtgtgtgtgtgtgtgtgtttgggtgtatgtgtgagactgtgtgtgtgtgtgtgtgtggtgtgtgtgttgggtgtgtgtgtgtgtgagactgtgtgtgagactgtgagtgtgtgtgtgtgtgtgtgtgtgtgtgtgtgtgtgtgtgtgtgtgtgagactgtgtgtgtgtgagactgtgtgtgtgctgtgtgtgagctgtgtgtgtgtgtgtgtgtgtgtgtgtgtgtgtgtgtgtgtgtgtgtgtgtgtgtgtacctggtcgCTCAGTGTGCATTGCTCAGTACAGATGTCAGTGATCAGGTTTCTCGCCTGCttggccatctcgtccagaaaCATGTTGCACAGCGAGAGGCTGCGGTCGCCGATGTGGTGACGCTGAGAGGAGGAAACACACACGAGTTTAgaagagaggagaagaagagtgtgtgtgtgtgtgtgtgtgttttggggtgtgtgtgagtgtgtgtgtgtgtgtgtgtgtcaaactcCATCAATAAAAATCCACATTTTCTTTTAGCTTTACTTGATAGCTTAGCCTCTGGCTTATGTCAAACTGTGTGTGTATTAGTgcgtgttaatgtgtgtgttggagcgcgtgttaatgtgtgtgtgtgtgtgtgtgtgtgtgtgtgtgttaatgtgtgtgtgtgtgtccagtgaACTAAAATAAATCATTGCTCATCAAATTCTTCATTGTTAGCTTGTACCGTCTAGCCTTTGTGTTTATGCCAAAGTGTCATTTAgcaaacagctgtgtgtgtgtgtgtgtgtgtgtgtgtgtgtgtgtgtgtgtgtgtgtgtgtgtgtgtgtgtgtgtgtgtgtgtacctcctcGGGGCACAGCTCGTGTGTGCAGGACATGAAGTGTGTGCAGAGGAGAGGGAAGCAGATGGAGTGTCGGCTCTGAGAGGGAAGCTCCAAACACTGCTGGAACATCTTCTCAAACGCTCGGCTGTAGAAactacagacagagagagagggagagagggagagagagggagagagagagagagcgggagagagagagagagacacacaccacacagagagagagagagcaagagagagagggagagagagggagggagagagggaggcagagagagagagggagagagggagggagagagaggaagggagggagggagagagaggttaagacaggaagtaaacactaaataaCATTAAATCAACTTGTTGGGTCAAATGTGTAGATTTCTTTAGTCGTCCTGTAATAAGAGGATTTCTATGCATCTGATGGccctgtagtgtgtgtgtgtgtgtgtgtgtgtgtgtgtgtgtgtgtgtgtgtgtgtgtgtgtgtgtgtgtgtgtgtgtgtgtgtgtgtgtgtgtgtgcgtgcgttagggctgtgcaatttaatcgatcttgcgatatatatcgatatttagttttccgagaaagtatcgatatttcagccgcgggtatcgatacattaagtctgataactgtgttcgttatactcgcgtccaggagagaagctttaaaaaggagactaattgagtctctgagaatgttcaaatgtatactttaattaataaacagcgcggtaatgttacaagcagaagatggttcagtcagaaacacagctgttctggctctcgtgagcgaagggaagagagcgagctccacctctccagctgttaaatatcctctgctgaatcctccctgtgggccggttggcgctgctggggatcggccctccacgtctccaatgttcgttgttgcgcattacagaggattcagacattgcacattaaatatataactaaacacgccttttctcctccttatctctttcatgacttttcatttaatacattttaaacgctgtaatcaatactccaaaaatacttcccggctggtttcatttccggtagttccgaatgttgtctcatgctacccacgtctgtaaacaaacgtattcaaataaactgtaccttcatttaatattcagcaataataatatctcgacgtctatagttgtagtgttgaaatcagtaggtttcggtgtgcaacactccgtgtcatatcgctactaaattcacctctataggaaatggtatattagccacatgctaaatgctaaccggagatgaaggattttcagaataaaagctcaacaactggttgtgcacaacaacttctggtttttcagtataaaacagcatttaaactgacggtatgtttatggtactttatgccatcaaaacattgattttaatttcgaacaagtcccattcaaatcccccgtgttccgccacctgctgcaccttttcattctccattgtccattgtgatactgcactttacagctacagtttgcactgtttcaataaatgaaactaattttctcaccacatcttttgattcattttgtccagcatttgcaagctggagactctctgtcagagcgtggatgctttcagttttcagttgaattaaatcaatccaagtcaatggaacactcacaagatgtcaccagatcccactgtccctttaaaatctttcagaaaacgatataagtgtatcgaattatatcgaatcgtatcgttggctgaatatcgtgatatatatcgtatcgttggctgaatatcgtgtatcgtatcgtatcgtgtatcgtatcgtatcgtgagattagtgtatcgccacagccctagtgtgcgtgtgcgtgtgtgtgtgtgtgtgcgtgcgtgtgtgtgtgtgtgtgcgtctcaCCAGAAGATGGACAGGTCTGACGTCTCCACCAGCATCTCCACCAGAGAGTCCACCATCTTGGTGTGGAAGATGATGGTGTTCATCATCTTGCCCAGCTCCTTGTGGTCGGAGATGCCGAGGCTGGCTTTGGACACGCTGGTGTACGCCTGCACGCAGAGCACAGGCTCAGCAGCTCCTCCACACCAGGGACCCCACCCAGAGGTGCCCCACCACCAGGGACCCCACCCAGAGGCGCCCCACCACCAGGGACCCCACCCAGAGGCGCCCCGACACCAGGGACCCCACCCAGAGGTGCTCCCACCCAGAGGTGCCCCACCCAGAGGTGCCCCAACACCAGGGACCCCACCCAGAGGTGCCCCCACCCAGAGGTGCCCCAACACCAGGGACCCCACCCAGAGGTGCCCCACCACCAGGGACCCCACCCAGAGGCGCCCCACCACCAGGGACCCCACCCAGAGGCGCCCCGACACCAGGGACCCCACCCAGAGGCGCCCCGACACCAGGGACCCCACCCAGAGGCGCCCCGCCACCAGGGACCCCACCCAGAGGCGCCCCGACACCAGGGACCCCACCCAGAGGCGCCCCGACACCAGGGACCCCACCCAGAGGTGCCCCACCAGGGACCCCACCCAGAGGTGCCCCGACACCAGGGACCCCACCCAGAGGTGCCCCACCAGGGATCCCACCCAGAGGTTCCCCGACACCAGGCACCCCACCCAGAGGTGCTCCAACACCAGGGACCCCACCCATAGGCGCCCCACCACCAGGGACCCCACCACCAGGGACCCCACCCAGAGGTGCCCCAACACCAGGGACCCCACCCAGAGGTGCCCCAACACCAGGGACCCCACCCAGAGGTGCTTCAATTTATTTCTTTAcactttaataaaaaaaaaacatcatttAAAGATACTCAAGAAtaacctcattcacaccaactccggttcaagctccggagcttttcaggttcagaaccggttcttcggttcagctccggctctgttcacaccgcccagagtccgactggtgctgcgtcatcgtttgcgtgcctgcttcataaagccaaagcgTGCGGaaagtagggttgccagaaactgaccatgatcaaaatcgattattcggcagccctggcgaataataatcgattattcgaccgacctccccccccctcgcgggagaaaaaaaaaagaaaaaggaattccgttgttttctttactggaacatgtttaacaaacaacaaacaagcatgtcatcacctcgacgtggccttgaagggaagttggtaatggcggctgtgctgcgtctttctctgtaacctctttggcttcgcactcaaatgccaacgcattgttgaggatGAGCTGTGagagaccaacgtcttttcgcagagcttgcatttaacttcctttggacttgtaagttcgaagtagttccacgaagaactctttttacctgccgctttgttcatctttagtcgcacgtgtgagggagaggggggggggggggggggggggggggggggtcggtgtgtagcgtgctgcagcagcagtctgctctgcacgcaggcttcctccaagtttacagtaaaacaaactggtggtgtgaccaatggccatttacaattattaatactattactattattagcattagtctatattttggttgaaactaagccagaaaaaaaaaaaataacataaaaaaaaaaaatatataaataacatcgatttttgaaaataatattcgattatggagactgtagcgaatattcgaataatcgctggcatccctaccggaaacccctcacagcgacaacaacaacaacaacaatggccgatggtgctccagcttcctctgcacctcttcagaagaccagattcccagcaggcagctggtctcttcagtggaccactgctgctggttacgtttctccatcgttgtgtacaaactggatacaaCGCCggcttgttgttgttcaggagttgatcccgccctcGCCTCGACGtcagcgtgacgtatgcggtgcttttgctctggccggacaatttgtgtgtgcttgaaacgaaccggattccggagctccgctgcggtgtgaacaggaaaacccggtgcttttcaagctccggCCCTGAAGCAcggttggtgtgaatgagggaAGCTAAAGTGGCTCCATGAGAGCTGAAATATGAATGTTCAAACCTAAAGAAAGCGTGTTCTCGCGGTGTTTCCCCCTAAACGTTCAGGAGAACTCAAAACTCTCTGTAAAAAGTGAAATCAGCGGAAGAGTCACTCACCTGCAGTCTGAACCAGTCCAGCCGCATGCCTCTGAAGTCAAACACCTCTCCGTCCTCCACTGAAACACAGAGCGGCagaacacactcagacacacactcagactCACACATTAAACTGTACATCACACACACTTAACTCAGACTCACACATTAAACTGTACATCACACACTTAACTCCgtctcacacacacttcacacacACGAGTGACGTGTCACCTTGTTTGACGCTGAGGGAGGTCATCGTGTTGACGAATGACGACATGATGATGGACTCGTCCTCTGGACACACCGACAGGTTCTGAAACAGAAGATAGGGAACTGGTTACAGAGACAGGTGCATTATGGGAAATGTTGAAAAGGCTTCACCCAGCTTCAGAATCAGGGTCATCACCAGGTCGCACTACGAGGAGCTTGGCTGGGTGGAGCAGACGGAGTAAACAAAGACGTACCTGCACCAGTTCGTTCAGCACCACGGCATCGAAGCCGGACAGGTACTGGACGTAGTATCTCTGCATCACCGGGCCGTACTTCCTGACGTGGGCTCGGAGCTCCTCCATGTAGAAGATCAGCTCTGCTATGTGTCtgcagagaacacacacacacacacacacacacacacacacacacacacacacacacacacacacacacacacacacacacacacacacacacacacacacacacacacacacacacacacacacacacacacacacacacacacacacacacacacacacacacacacacacacacacacacacacacacacacacaca
Encoded proteins:
- the nckap1 gene encoding nck-associated protein 1, whose translation is QQLAQLQKEKSEILKNLALYYFTFVDVMEFKDHVCELLNTIDACQVFFDITVNFDLTKNYLDLVVTYTTLMTILSRIEERKAIIGLYNYAHEMTHGASDREYPRLGQMIVDYENPLKKLMEEFVPHGKSLSDALISLQMVYPRRNLSADQWRNAQLLSLISAPSTMLNPAQSDTMPCEYLSLDAMEKWIVFGFILCHSVLNTDATALSLWKLALQSSTCLCLFRDEVFHIHKAAEDLFVNIRGYNKRINDIRECKEQALSHAGSMHRERRKFLRSALKELATVLADQPGLLGPKALFVFMALSFARDEIIWLLRHADNIQKKSTDDFIDKHIAELIFYMEELRAHVRKYGPVMQRYYVQYLSGFDAVVLNELVQNLSVCPEDESIIMSSFVNTMTSLSVKQVEDGEVFDFRGMRLDWFRLQAYTSVSKASLGISDHKELGKMMNTIIFHTKMVDSLVEMLVETSDLSIFCFYSRAFEKMFQQCLELPSQSRHSICFPLLCTHFMSCTHELCPEERHHIGDRSLSLCNMFLDEMAKQARNLITDICTEQCTLSDQLLPKHCAKTISQAVNKKSKKATGKKGEPEREKPGVESMRKNRLLVTNLDKLHTALSELCFSINYVPNLAVWEHTFTPREYLTSHLEIRFTKSIVGMTMYNQSTQEIAKPSELLTSVRAYMTVLQSIENYVTIDITRVFNNVLLQQTQHLDSHGEPTITSLYTNWYLETLLRQVSNGHIAYFPAMKAFVNLPTENELTFNAEEYSDIS